A window of Solanum stenotomum isolate F172 chromosome 3, ASM1918654v1, whole genome shotgun sequence contains these coding sequences:
- the LOC125860061 gene encoding uncharacterized protein LOC125860061, which produces MSALAPSQKDRLGRVMIEPDGSSWHPAKDAARALKECVRKLYTQAYHSWSEIPNSIRQAMFNNFKTMCTWESRYNLVIGTAFERKASTRLSSWLKSVRDSGERPGWMLPHVFAELGQYWNTDKFKAISDQAKMARGSLKGGSLHTGGAKMVGTIAREMEKELGRTPIEPEVFKKTHVRKKENESDPDVWVEERAERTFNDFNKYVAENLDSSVQLTPELSTQIWKEKVVGGTHKGRCYGLGSRNDVRRLQSVLEGIGSSRQAEALDGVQITAMSDQITKLTAALAKSEQKRVAEQQSMSETIQQIKEQVMNLARRSTTSAPDDTNDESDEDDYVDLTPKFRSLDIYELFEILKRILKDFISL; this is translated from the exons ATGTCTGCTCTAGCTCCTAGCCAGAAGGACAGActtggtagagtcatgattgagccggatggatcatc gtGGCATCCTGCAAAGGATGCTGCCCGGGCTTTAAAAGAGTGTGTTAGAAAACTCTATACACaagcttatcactcttggagcgAGATTCCAAATAGTATACGCCAGGCgatgtttaataactttaag actatgtgtacttgggagTCGAGGTACAATTTGGTCATTGGGACCGCATTTGAGAGGAAGGCATCCACCAGACTGTCTAGCTGGCTAAAGAGCGTTCGGGATAGTGGTGAACGTCCCGGTtggatgttgcctcatgtttttgCTGAATTGGGTCAGTATTGGAACACAGACAAGTTTAAGGCAATATCAGATCAAGCCAAAATGGCTAGAGGCAGTCTTAAAGGTGGCTCGTTGCACACCGGAGGTGCAAAGATGGTTGGAACAATTGCAcgagagatg gaaaaagaattgggacgcactcccattgaaccagaggttttcaaaaagactcatgtcaggaagaaagaaaatgagtcagatccggatgtgtgggtggaggaaagggccgaacgaactttt aatgactttAATAAGTACGTtgctgagaatctagatagttcggttcaattgacacctgaactgtccactcagatttggaaagaaaaagtggtaggggggacacacaagggtagatgctatggtctaggctctcgcAACGATGTTAGACGCCTTCAGTCAGTcttagaaggtattggatcgtcacgtcaagctgaggcacttgacggtgttcagattACTGCTATGTCGGATCAAATAACTAAACTTACAGCGGCACTAGCAAAGTCGGAGCAGaaaagagtagctgaacaacaaagcatgagtgagaccattcagcaaatcaaagaacaagtgatgaacctcgctcgtcgatctactacttcggctcccgatgacaccaacgacgagagtgatgaggatgattatgtagatctcactcccaagtttagatctctggacatttatgagctttttgaaattttaaaacgaattttaaaagactttataagtctttaa